One Aptenodytes patagonicus chromosome 7, bAptPat1.pri.cur, whole genome shotgun sequence genomic window, GTAGCTTATCTAGGAGAAACCCTCCTTTTGCAGCTTCTCCCTGGCTGGTGGTATGTGTCTGCTGAGCAGCAAGTGACATCTAGTGTCAGCTCAGGCAGCAGTAATGTGGCTTGggctggctctggctgttcctCCCATCCCAGGTTCTGTGACAGCAGTTTTCAATGCATGCAACGGGTTGCGGCTGCAATGCTCTGCCCTGAGAGAGGGGGCAAgctccctgccccttcttctgTTGGGCTTGAACACCTTGAGCCAGGTCCCTCCATACCTCCACGCAGTGTTGCTGTGTTACAGGTCACTTCCTGCAGAGATGACAAATGTTTCCCCCTTGAGGCTTTCTTCTCTCTGGGTGCTGGTAGCAGGGTGGTAAAATGAAAGGGATGGAGCTACTGGTGGGAGAGATGGGTGTAAGGGTGAGGCTGGGTGCAAAGCCAGGTGTACAGGAGTAGGAGGTGACCTAGCTTCCCACCCCGCTGGATGCAGTCACCCCTTAGTTTCACCTAGATGAGTTTCTCTGGAGGTTGTGTGCCATGTGTGCTGCCCACAGGAGGTCACTGGAGAGCAAGCTGAGCCCATGTCCCTGTCCCAAGTCTGCCTGTGGGGACCCAGGCTTCCTTCTTTGTCCTTGGGAGTGTGGGTGGAGGGTTAGCAGTGGCCTTTCCTCTACCCTCTTCCCTTGTCTTGTCCTTTGAGAAGAGCTGGACCTGGAGGCAAGCCCCTGGCAGTCTGGAGCATGCGCTGCCGTCATCTCTggtaacttctttctttttgccaTCCTTCAGGATGATCCAGCGGCACCAGCTGGTGCAGtctgtgctgcaggagctgcaggaagccACTGAATGCTTTGGTCTGgagggcctcaccagtgctgcgCTGGAGGCAGAGAGGACCCTGTCATCTTTCTCCCTGCCTGGCTATTGTGGGAGGCAGTTCCAAGAGGAGCTGGAGGTTGACCGGGTAGCCAGGAGCCTCTATCCTGAGGATGCCCCAAGTAACATGCTGCCTCTGGTTTGCAAAGGTGAGGGGAACCGCCTCTTTGAGGCTGCCAGCGTGCTGCTCTGGGGCAACCCCAGTCTCAGTCTGGAGCTGCAGGTGCGTACGGTggtggagatgctgctgcacAAGCAATACTACTTGAATGGCATGATCGACTCCAAGGTGATGCTGCAGGCTGTCCGCTACTCCCTCTGCACTGAGGAGACCCCAGAGATGACCAGCCTCCCCATGGCTATCCTGGAGGCCATCTTCGATGCTGATATCAAAGCTACCTGTTTTCCTGGCACCTTTGCCAACATGTGGCACGTCTATGCTCTTGCCTCAGTACTGCAGTGTAACATCTACTCCATCTACCCCATGAGCAACTTGAAGATCCGGCCCTATTTCAACCGGCTCATCCGGCCCAGGAAGTGTGGCCCGCGAACCTCCACACTCCACATCATGTGGTCAGGGCAGCAGCTCTCCCGGCAGGTCTTCAAAGCGCAGTACTTTGTGGCCGTGGTTGGCCTGGAGGAGCTAGAGCCCACAATGCCTTCGCCAGAGCCTCCTGTCCAGCCCATGAAGACCCTTGAGCTGCTGAACAGTGACCCCCAGCTGACCTACTCCAACCTGCGTGACCGGTACAGCATTACCAAGAGCACCTTCTACCGCTGGAAGCGCCAGTCTCGTGAACACCGGCAGAAAGCAGCTGCCAGGTTTGCAGCTAAACACTTCCTCCAGTCCTGCTTTCAGGAGGGCAATATAATCCCCCTCCAGCACTTCCGACAAATGTTTCCAGAAATTTCCCGATCCACGTACTACGCCTGGAAGCATGAGATGCAGAGCATGGTCAATGGTGATGCCTCTGCTCTGGCTGAGGCCCATGGGTTGCAGGAGCTTCACAGGGATGTCCCAAAAAAGGCTGATGTGGATGAGGCAGCAAATTCAGGGGGGAGCTTAagatccccaagtccttctctagACCCCATCCAAGCAGGAATCTTCATGCAAGGAGCCAAATCCTACCTGGAGAAATGCATTTCTATGAACACTCTGGTGCCTTACAGGTGCTTCAAGCGCAGCTTCCCTGGCATCTCCAGGTCCACTTACTACAACTGGCGAAGAAAAGCAATCAAGGAGAACCCCAACTTCAAACCCCCCCAGTCTCCCTTGGTTAACCAGAAACCTCTAGCGATAGGAAAGCCATTCCTGCAGTTGAAGCCAAGCAGCGTGCCTGTTAGGAAGAGGCTGAACGGAGACCGGCCAGCACCCAGGAGTCTCCTGCAGCTCAAACCCTCTTTGTGCTGGAGAAAGCAGCTGCGAGATGTGGCCAGGAGGCAGGTCCAGCAATGGCGGCTGCCGTTCTGCAAGTACCGCCTGCGCTACCCATCTCTCTCATCCACAGCCTACTGGTTTTGGAAGGGCAGTGGCCGGGCCCTTGGGCAGCATCGCCTGCCCTGGACCGGCTCCAGCCGGCCATTGAGCCGGGTGGCTTCCCTGGCACCTCTGAGAGCGGAGCCAGGCCTCAAGCCCCAGTGCCGCATGGAGGTAGCCACCAAGCACCTAGATAAGCCAGTGCCGGCCACGCCATACAACACCACCATTTCGGGCTATGCCATGTCGGAGAGAGCCAACAGCCGGATGTTTGTGATGGATGTAATCGCCACTGCCCAGTTCAAGGCACAGGCCAAGCTGTTCCTGCAGCAGCGCTTCGAGTCGAAGACCTTCCCCACCTACAAGGAGTTCAGTGCCCGCTTCCCGCTCACGGCCCGTTCCACCTATTACATGTGGAAGCGTGCCCTGCATGATGGGCTGACGCTTGTGGATGCCTGAGTGCTTGTTGCCAGCTGGCTTGGCCACAGCTCCTCCGCTGACGTGCCCTTTGGCTCTCTGGTGGGGTGCCTGGGCTGGGGCCCCGCTCTAActtttgttctggtttggtttggttttgttttgttcctagtctctggctttcttttctgtgtggttCAATCAGGTATGGGAGCGTCCTTGCAGTGCCCATTCCCGGAGGTGGGAGGAGTGGAAGGAGAAGGCACTGAGCTGCCCCAAAGGAGGGGCCGGGGGGTTGTCCCCTCTTTGTGCTTGGAGGGTGAGCAAGGGAGGCACTACTGTGCCGGTGTCACAGGATGCTGCGAGGCCTCTTGAGAAGGAGGATGTGACGGTCTCTCTGCCCCAGGCACTTGCTTGAATGAGTAATGTGGATGTGCAGGACAAGGTGGAGGTGCCCAGCATCCCCTTGGCGAGGAGAGCAGCACTGGCTCAGCTGCGGGTGAGGAGGGGCTTGGGGGGTGCTCAGCTTTACAGGAGGAGCATCTTTGATCTGGGTTCTTCCCAGCTAAGGAGAATAAAAGCTTCACTTGGGGTCAGCACTGATGCTACCTTGGCTTTCTGGCTTTAAATACTTGCCCCTGGCTGCCCTGATCTTCCCTAAGGGGAGCAGAGGCTGGTAGAGGAGGGGACTTGTTTGTGTCCCCACTGTAGTCTGTGTGCTGGGAATGCTAAACTGGGAGCTGGTATACTTTGCAGGCTCTGGAGAAGCTGTCCCTGACCTTTCTGGTCTTGTAGCAATAACTTTCCACACAATCCTTTACTCTCTcacagctggcagctgccttACTTTCTTAGGGTCTCTCTTCCCTGGTGcctgggaaaaggcagagagactGAACCTTGTGTGCCCAgtgtccctgtgtcccctgtGCCGTGCTGCAAGCTGAACACAATGTGGGTGTCTCCTTGCAGCAAGCCTAGATGCATATATCTCACTTGTAAGAAACCAAAGCAATAAAGACTCTTCCACTCCTAGTCCTGTGTGGTTTCTTACTCTTGCTTGTGTGATTTCTGGGCAAGGCTTCCCCCCCTGCTTTCTAAAACTGGCTTGTGGGTGGGGAGAGCCTGCGCACACCTCAATCCTTGCTCCTGTGAAGGTCCTCTTCTGCTTCCTGGGACCTGGGGGGACCATGTGTTTGGTGGTGCTCTGGAGGCCTGGCAGGGGCTGTGCTGTCCCTGGCAAGAGGCCAGGACTTGCCTCCCAGATCAGATGCAAGGCTGGGGACGATGCAGTGGGCACAGTTCTGTGTGACAGCAGGGAGGTGGTGGCAATGTCTGAGATGTCAGCAGGTGGTCCTGCCCTGAAGTGGTGGTGCTGTTCTGGGAGGCTGAAACCAGCCCCAACCCTTGGAGCGTAGGGCTGTGGgggtccctgcctgcccaggctctgctggggGTTTCCAAAAAGCCTTGTCTCCTTAGTGTGTGAGCTCCCCTGTGGTGTCTGCCAGCAGGGCTGAGCTGTAGAGGGTCTGGGGCTGGCTGCTACCACTGAGGAGGGTGGTGACAACTGCAGTACCTGCTCTTATTTCCCGCAAAGCTGCTGGGAGTCGGAGCACCCTACAAATGTGAGGGGAGAGCCTCTTGAGCCCTGCACCTATAAGATCAGTCCCTGAGTCTAGATCTAACAGCAGGGCTGAGTCTTGTCTTTTTACCCTCAGGCCTTTGCAGGGGGATAGGGAACTTTAGTGACCTTGTTAGGAGTTGAGATACAATAACACGCTCCCCCTCCCAGCCTTGCTTgcaaataacttatttttctttcttcaatatGTCTGGGACCTCTCAGTCCCTACTGCTCCAGATGCAGTCTGGCTTCACTGACCACCAGCCTCTTAGGCAGAGGGGGACCTGTGCTACAAAGCCCTGCTGAGCTTTCCTAGGCATCAACCTGCTTGAGAAAGGGGGGCTCAAGGTCATCCTGTGGCGTCCTTGGGCCTAAACTGTGTGGTGGAGCAGTGCTGAGCTAGTGGGGCATCTCTTCAGATACCATTTAGCTGCATGTCCTTGGTGCTGGTGGGTTCTCACCACCACCCATCCACCCCAGTGTACCCTGTGTGGTCCCAGAGGAGGGGATCCAGGGCAGCGGGTGCCCCAGGGAGGGAGGCAtgtggggagctgggagctgccgagcagtgctgtgtgctgctgcagaGAGCCCTGGGCACCTGGGCTCTGTGTGTCAGGAAGTAATTGGAGTAATTAGCTGCCAGTGACTTCTCACCAGCAAACTCCTCCAAAGGAGTAAGCTGGTAATTACTCCAGAATGATTACCCGTGTCTCCAAACTGCCGGAGGCTGGAGATAGTTGTTTTTGGTGGCAGCGgtggctgcagcagaggctgTGAAGGTGGACACGAGACCCCTGAAGTGTGCCCTTTGTCGGCTGAGCcgagggaaggagcagggagggtgGGTTTTCTGACCGTGGGTGCTAACACAGGCCCCATGTGGGTGGCCCTGAGGCTGAGACAGACTGTgcctggcagcagggcagtggcCAGGGCATCCattggcatggcacagcacggtgGGTGGCTGCCAGCTGCTCCTGGGGGCAGGTGGGCATCAGGAGAGCCTGGAGGAGTGTCTGTGGTGGGAGGTACCTGGTGCTCTGCAGGGTGGAGGTATGGCTTCTCCGGCTTCCCATCACCTGACTCTCCCTGAACTGGGAGCATTGCAAGCTTCATGCTGGGGTGCAGTTGCAGGATGAATCTCTCCCGGGTGCTGGCCTTGGGCTCTCTCTGTCCATCCTCCACCACCCCCTTGCAAGACATTTTTGAGGAGCCCTGGTGAAGAGGTCTAGGTGTGATGGTTTTTCTGCCCTTAGCTGGGTGCCTGGGTGGGGCACGGTGGGAAAATAATACTCATCCCTCTGAGGGGTTTTACAAGTGCCCTTACGTTTCTCCCTCCCCAAGCCTTGATGGCAGCAGGGTCATGGTGGGTCTCTGCCAGTTGGGACTGCCTAAATGGTGGGTGCTTGTTATTTACTGATGTAGTTAGTGGCTGAGCAGAGTTTAATTGGGAGGGAAACTGTAGCACTCAATTCATACCCATCATGCTGGGAGACGAATTTGAGGCGGCCCCAGCTGCTCCGCACCACGCTGCCAGGCACCAGCTGATAAATCTCTCCTTTTTCATGTGTGGAGCAAGGTTTAGCTCAGGTGCCACCCAAACTCCCTCTCAGGCAGGTGCTTAAAAGCACCGACCCCAGCAAAGATGGACATGAAAAGGCAATTGAAATGCAGAGGCTTGGGGGACTGCAAAACCTACAGGGAACAGCCCCCCGCCTGCATGCAATTTagggctctgctctgccactAACACACCCAATTTGTGTCTGTGGGAGGTGGTTTGCAGGTGCAGGAGTTGGGTGACACAGCACAGCGGAGCCTGCCTGGATGCCGTGCCGAGGGCATGGTTTAGTATGCCCAAGCGAAACTTTGAGGCACTTAGCTGGTACGTGTTAGCTCAAGCACCGCTTTGCCTCCAGATGTTACACAAACAGATGGTTTGTCAGTGCAAAGAGCAAATAGTATTGGTCTTAAAGGCATCTCAAGGTAGTGAAAGGGTTGGGCTTTGCAAGACAGCTCCTGTGCTTTGCTAGGAGTAGTGATGTAGCAGCGGCGGGAGGACAGAAAAGTCAGTGCCACCATTCAAAACTGTTCCTGAGCTAACAAAGACAAAAGCCATTCATTATCAAGAATATCTatgtggggaggggaggaaagaagatgaggagaaaaaggaaaaaagggatcTTTGGGATCAGTCCCCTGAGTTAGCCCCTCCATAGGTCTGGGCTACAACCCAGCTGTTGAGACGAGAGTCCTTTTCCTTCTGGTGCCCCCGGGGTATTTGTGGGAAACATCTGCTTCTGTCCAGCACGTTGCAGCAGCCGCGGCCATGTCCCTGTGCTCCTACagccctctctgcctccttcccattAAAACACATCTCTCGCGCTGTGGCTGAAAATGTCTCCCAGAGTCCAGCTGTGGCCCACCACTGCCTTGCCATTGTCCTTCATGAATATTTTTGCTGAACCAATTTGCCCTGTAGATGTTCATGTCAGATCTGCCTTTTTCATGCTGGAGCAATGGCTCAGGCCTTTCCCCGGTCCCTGCCGGCCAaggagctccctgcctgctgcagcaatTCCTGCTGGCAACCCCTCATCGCATATCCCTGCATTTCATCCTGTCTTCACCCCTCCTGCCTTCAAGGTAGCCCAGTTTCtttactcttctgtttttcaaaaccttCCTGATTTTGTCTCATTAGCAAATGGCACCAAGGCACCCTTCCTTCCTATGCTGACTCGCTAGTGAAAGTATGGAAGATCAATCCTCATATGGATCCTCAAGGATTTTGCCCTCCAGCCCGACAGATCTTCCAAAATATTAATAACCTGTTAATACCCGTCTTAGCTTTCTTGAACCAGCCCCCACCTGACAACTGTCGGTGTGGCTCCATCCCAGCGGTTTGGCCAAGGTCCAGATGCAGCGttccctgcctttcctctcctaGAAAACAAGTGAGCTGATGTGTAATGCTAATTTAGCACAGTCAACATCTGGAAAACGCCAGAGTTTTGGAGAAAATACTTAGACATGAAAgcacttcaggaaggaaaaacttCCATCTTTCTAGCCTAATACTGTCAAGAGTGTACTGCCTGTGCCTAGACTTTGATACATTACTTTGAGGATGGCATTTTGGCAGATactgcatttatttgcatttcatttctcctttACTGGCTTCTTTCTTtgcccctctccccatccctcctccattGCTTCAGTAACCGCAGCACTGGGGGAAGGTAagagagctgcagagggatggACACCCCCCACCAAACTCAGGTGTTTGAGAATAAAGTTATATCTTCCTAGCACTTCTGCAGCTGCCTGAGtctgggcagggggcaggcagggagcctgCCTGTGCAGTGGGAAGGACCCCTTGCCCATGAGGCTGTCCCTCAGCTCTCCAGGCCAGGAGAAGGCAGCACTCCAACTGCACTCCGACTTCCATGAGACACTGGGTTTAGTCCTGCCTGACATTTTGATTAAGCAACAagattgatttaaaaattaagccaGCAAACACTGAATGGATTAAAAACCAGTTAAGCGCCATGTCTCCAAAAGTAAAGAGGGAGCCCTCACGGAGCTGGGGGATTTCTGCTGGGAAGCCTCCGAAAGGCTGCCAAGGATGGGAGCGAGCtgagtgcagccctgcagccagaAAAGCTCCTGAGCAGAAATGGGGGGCAGGAGAGTTGTGTTGTCTGTGTCCAGCACTAGAGCAGTTGCAGGACGTCACAGCATTTTTGCAAGTGAATAATCTGGAAAAGCCCAGATGAACCAGGGAGCTTCATAGAGGAGCAGTGGTGGCGAAGATGCGCCCTATGGGGAGAGAGCCCAGCAGCTCAGCCTCTTTAAGGCAGCAGAGATGACAGCGTGGGGAAAGGGAGCTGGGCAGATCTTGGTGGCACCAGGGCCGAGGGCTGGCAGCAGAAAGGAGCCCTGCGCACGTGGGACCTAAGCGGCGCATTTTAAACATCAGTGGAAATCAGCCATGTGAACTGCTTCCCAAAGGCCCGCATGGCTGCTTCTTTTGCTTGCTGACAAAAGGAGGTGGAAAAATCCCGGCCATGCGGAGTGCGGCGGGGTCGGGGGAGAAGAGAGGCTCTTCCACCAACCACACGCGAGTCCATGTCCCAGTCCCGTCCCACTCTCTGGCACGGCTGGAGAGGCAGCACTGGCTCCTCTGCTTGGGGGAGCTTGGCCTGAGGGGAGCTCCTGCCCATTTGGGGTGTGGGGACACAGGCCCTGTCTGGCCTAGGAGCTCACAAGTCAGGCGCTTCTGGCACTTGTTAGTCTTGAGTCTCCAAAGCCCCCAAGGTATGACTTGTGAGgatatttaaattgcatttttaagaTACACCTTCTAAAAGGCAGCTGCGGTTCCCTTGCAAAGCCCTTGGCTCTGAGAGACAGCCCAGGCACCAACTACAGCAAAACTGAGGTCAGCTCAGAGGACCAGTACATCTGCAGACATGGTCCCCAAACATCCCTGTGCCTGGACACTGCGGGGACGTGGAGGGGGAcagtggggagggggctgtgcaGGGCTACAGCCCCTCCATGCCGCACAGGGGACAGATGAGCAGTGCAGAGTGATGCCTCCGGTGTGTCACCTTCACTAACCAACCCCTCCCGTGGCATTGCATGAAGGCCCATGGATCACCGTGGGCCATGGCGGCAGCATCTGCCTTGTCCCCAGCAAGGTGTCCCCACCTAGCGCTCTGTCCCCTCTCAGCACCACTTGTCCTCCTGCCCCGTGGTGACAGCTCGGCCCCACCAGTGCCTTCCTGCACGTGTGGCTACTGGAGGCTgtggaagagggagctggtgtctgtgtctgtggggagaggagaggtaaTGAGCCTCCCGATTTCAGAACAGCTGATGCCTTAGTGATGGCTCTTAGTGATCCTCTCCTGCTAGCCCCAGGAGAGATGGCATTGCCACAGGCTGTGCCTTGGCCCCGCACTCTCTCCGCTGCAGACTGTTTTTGGGGAGCAAAGGGGAAAGGATAAGCTAGGCGAAGAGATGCACtgctaaatgtttttttaaattttttttggaCAGGAATAGGAAATTTGCCCTGTCTCAGATAATTAGCTATTTCCTTACTGGACTGCTGTGAAGGGAAAACACTGACTGTGCCATTAAGTGAGGCAAAGGACTTACTccacttttattttcctgtgtctcTTTTCTCGCCAGCCTCCAGAGGACAGATGGGGGGAGAACTGAGGCATTTCTGCCCCACCAGCACTGGTTGCAATCCCACCCCACCGATGGGC contains:
- the VRTN gene encoding vertnin, with protein sequence MIQRHQLVQSVLQELQEATECFGLEGLTSAALEAERTLSSFSLPGYCGRQFQEELEVDRVARSLYPEDAPSNMLPLVCKGEGNRLFEAASVLLWGNPSLSLELQVRTVVEMLLHKQYYLNGMIDSKVMLQAVRYSLCTEETPEMTSLPMAILEAIFDADIKATCFPGTFANMWHVYALASVLQCNIYSIYPMSNLKIRPYFNRLIRPRKCGPRTSTLHIMWSGQQLSRQVFKAQYFVAVVGLEELEPTMPSPEPPVQPMKTLELLNSDPQLTYSNLRDRYSITKSTFYRWKRQSREHRQKAAARFAAKHFLQSCFQEGNIIPLQHFRQMFPEISRSTYYAWKHEMQSMVNGDASALAEAHGLQELHRDVPKKADVDEAANSGGSLRSPSPSLDPIQAGIFMQGAKSYLEKCISMNTLVPYRCFKRSFPGISRSTYYNWRRKAIKENPNFKPPQSPLVNQKPLAIGKPFLQLKPSSVPVRKRLNGDRPAPRSLLQLKPSLCWRKQLRDVARRQVQQWRLPFCKYRLRYPSLSSTAYWFWKGSGRALGQHRLPWTGSSRPLSRVASLAPLRAEPGLKPQCRMEVATKHLDKPVPATPYNTTISGYAMSERANSRMFVMDVIATAQFKAQAKLFLQQRFESKTFPTYKEFSARFPLTARSTYYMWKRALHDGLTLVDA